The Juglans regia cultivar Chandler chromosome 11, Walnut 2.0, whole genome shotgun sequence genome contains the following window.
AGTAGCTTACCCTATGATCTGGTGAACAGGGAGCCAAGAGTAAGAGAGCTAGTGCAAGTACTTCTTAGACTTATCACCCGGGAATTGGCACTTGAAAAGGTTAGCCTGACCAGTTGAGTGGAGGAAGAATATACTTTGACAGGAGCCATTCATATTGTTGTACTTAGCAAAAGAAGTAACCACATcataataatgttatttatttatacaaattCCATTGTCACTGATTGTAGTAAAGTAGTTTGTACAATATATAGGGGAAATGTCAATTTTGTTGTATATGTCGGTGATCATTTTGTGGATTTTGAGTGTTATTGGGTTTGAATTGCATGCAAGGGAGAGGTAATCAGAGTACATTTTGTATTTCTTGAAACTATAATATCACTTTGTATTAAAGTTTGCAGGCTAAGCACTCCCAATTGTTTATGtatcttatcctttaaaatatataccaaaatctactttttctatttttcataaaaagtttattaatttaCAGTCCATTGTTATGCCAGAAAGTTTACAAAAGGGCATGCTAGAGCCACCAAAGATTTCTACCGACtgtaaaaaactttatttttttttaaaccctttaaacatatttaaaaaaattacaaactcattaaaaattatttctttaactattaagtaaaaaataaaaataaaaagcaattcGGTACAAAATTTTGGTGGGAATTTTCGGTAGAAGTAgtgttttcctttacaaaaatactagaacagtataaataaaactatttgtGAGTCATCGCAAGAAGATCGACAAGTTtgattttagatttcttttttttaatgcaagaGACTTCAAATTAGTGGTGGGAATTTTCGGTAGAAGTAgtgttttcctttacaaaaatactagaacagtataaataaaactatttgtGAGTCATCGCAAGAAGATCGACAAGTTtgattttagatttcttttttttaatgcaagaGACTTCAAATTAGTGGTGGGAATTTTCGGTAGAAGTAgtgttttcctttacaaaaatactagaacagtataaataaaactatttgtGAGTCATCGCAAGAAGATCGACAAGTTtgattttagatttcttttttttaatgcaagaGACTTCAAATTAGAAGTAGACTCTGTGCTTAAAACTATCAAGAGTGAAACATCGTACtcttaatttataagaaaagaactaatgaaaatttcaaaatctttaaGGGTATAACATATTATTCAAgaagacaaaaagaaattatgattttgaaaacgTTCCTAGAAAGGATTCAAAATAGACTTGGGGCATGTGATctcataattttgtgaataacagtaaaattatttaaatatgttttataaaattttgaagaatgaaaatgttgaaaaaaattattattaagttaaaaaattgtttgatataattttttagagaaatattttagcaataaaaagattttataaaagtaaatttacaaactagcctagcttgatgtggtacgttaaattctaaaactacttttattataaaataaatctaacgtatcatacaAAATTTTGTCAAttgatggatttatttttataggtgtaGTAATTCtcaaagttttaatattatttttattttaaaatttgtaaaaattaatattgatttttgtgtttaaataataattagataaaaaaaattaaataataaaaactattttttatttaaatgatatttgaaaatataattaggATAAGTTTTCTGCCTAGTTTTACTCTTTTGAAAATTGTTAGTGTGCAAACTTGCCCTCAGTCCAAACAGTTCCGTTCATGTGTCGATTCTCAATAAAATAGCACTCGCAACCGAACAGCTCGTTCTATTCTAATACGCAGCTTTTTCGGAGCTCAGGTTTTTAGGGTTTTAAACCGCGAGAGAGAGTCACTGGTTCCAATGGATGGTGGCCCTCCGAGAGCGTTAACGGCAGAGGCTTTGCCGGCATTCAGAGAGGGTATTTATCTGGTCCTCTCTCGGTGGTCGGCACTCCGATTGGCCGTCGAGAACGAGTGGGGCGGTCGTGACTCGCACCGCAAGGCCGATCAACTCGCCCTCGACATCATCTCTTGGTTCACTCAATCCAGAGGTACTCCCTCTATAGTCATTACGGGTCTGAATCTCAGTTCGGGGTCGCTTAGCTAAATTGCGAAACCttcttttaaaacaaacatatttATGTTTCCCTTTAAATTCGAAGAAGGTTAATGGGGTTACATGAGCtcaatcagatttttttttaatcaggaAAGTGATTTGTCGCCTAAATTTATGAGTTGGGTTAAAAGTTTAGCACAATTCGCTCTATCTAAGGTCGACTTGGGTCATTAATTCTTTAGGCTGTATAATTGGATCGTTTGAGGATTTAGTTACGAATCATAAACTTGTGTTTTATCTCTTAAGTTCATGAATTATCTAAATTGAAATTAAGCTTATTTAATGGGGTTTTTATCTACTGAatagaaatttttgtttttgaaattaaattttgttcaaaatgtCATGGTTTGTGATAGTGGTACTTGATTGGGTTTTGTAGATGAATAAGCCTACTTTGAATGAGTTGTAATTGTAGTTCTGTTCGCCacattataaaatgaattttgttttagacttttgatttcttttttttctttttcatttttttttttttttgttgaaatgtATAATTGAGTTGTACGAGATATGGACAGAAATTAGCGAATATTGAGCTTTACCTGAGTTTTACCATTTAAAcggatggttttttttttttttttaattatcaacgaTGTAATTTTCTGTCATTCGGAATTAATTCAGAATTGCTTGTGTTGTGTTCACTAGATtggaaattatgattttttttattggtatttttttcttgtttgaaaaATACCTGTTTTCTTGTGTGTGACTTTACAAAGCAAACTAAGGATCGACTGGGGCTCTAGATGTGGATTTCCTTAAGCATTAAAGATAGAAGCATGTTTGGTGCTTGAGATAtaagtgaatttattttttatttttctgactCTTTGTGCTGTATTTTGGACATCATTGGTGTTTGGTCTGTTTAATATGTAGTTCTTAATGTTATGGATTTCTTATATATTGTGATTTCTATTTTATTCactgaattattattatttttttttttaccctagAGCCGCTTTACATAGatgatttagaaaatattcTTGATGAAGCTATGCTGTCCCTTAATACCGAGGCTGAAGATGGCAGCATTGAGGAggtctgttttatttttttgaagctGTAATTGTAGCAATCCATAATTGTATGTGCTAATGGGGCTCCATGAGTACTTTTTCCATTTCTTATGTTTATTTTCGCTTTTTTTTAGTAAACAAATCATGTCATCGACTTTGACTTCGGATATTGATCCTATTATAGTTTCTCTAAACTGGTGGAAGAAACTATGTTTTTTACGACCTTGCACTTTGGTACAGAACCCACTCAATCATTTgccttctcttttttatttgggAAAAGCATGTTAGTTCTTTGATCATGTCTCTTCCTCCCCTGGATAATTGTGGATTCCTTTCCTAATAATTAGTTGATCACAATTTCCTTTCTTAAACTCTTAACGAGCATGGAGTGTCGATGCCTCTGTTCTCAAGCTTTCGGAAACTTAATTCTTAGGTTCAAGTACagttgaaaattatttgaatatcttCAGAAACTTAGACCTTGGTttagtaatttatcattaaGTTTGCTTCATTAGACAGACACTTGCTGATCATATTCATGCTTGTTAAGTTTTATTTAATCAGCCACAATTTGTGTAGCTTTAATGTCCATTTGTCCTTTGCTTCTGGTCTCTCATTCCTTTTTTAAATATGCATAATTTTTACTATTAATTTTGGGTGTCTGTGTCTTCTCATACTATACAGATAGCATATAAACTGATGACTATGCACGAAGAATGTTTGGAAGGAAATCTTCAATCTATCGAACGGCTGAGGGAAGCTAGTCATCAGGATGTTTCTGATCGTCATGTCATGCAGGTAACAATAAATAGAGCTCTTGTCCTAAATCATCATCACTACCAGATTAGAATAATGTCTTTTAAGCATCATTCTCTTTTGTTTCAACCTAGTACGTTTGAGTTGTGTTTATGCTCATAGGAGATGCctaggaaatgagatgagatgagaattttgtgaataatagtaagatggtttgtgaatagtagtgatataatttgaattaagtatttattaggttttggaaaaggagagagaaaaagttgaataaaaaatattataaagttaaaatattgttaaaatattatttttgttttgagatttaaaaaagttgaattattttttgttttttgtatggaaatttgggaaaattgtaatgattagtttgaaaaagttgtaatgattagtttgaaagtgtttgtgttttaatgatatttgggaaatgagatgggatgggatgagatggaaattgtttccaaacatcccctagACCACTGACATGTTGGAAATTTTTAAGAGAACTTAAACAAGTAAAAAAAGATGTGCATCAGTTAACATAATGGAGGTATTTTCATATTATACTTGGCTGCAGTATTACACTAAAGGATATGAAGGTAATACTGGGGATTGTACTTGTAGCTGTGATCCTTTAAAGTTCGGGAGAAGTAGTGGCAACTGGCAAGTGCCTTTGTTCAGCTTGACGTGAAAAGTGGGAACATAAATCTATAACTTTAGCTGTGTCGACATCCTGAAAGGCATATGGGTTTTCTATAAGAGGCTGATGTCTCATGGGACAGTACATCAACTTGAATTTGTCATATGATAAttacataaatgtgtcacatcagtAAATTTGATTAGAGATAACAAGATCTTGGATGAAAAAGCATATCTCAAGTTAAAGATCTTTCCGCTTTCATATTCCTATTAGAGACCTTGTGACACTCTTTTACCCTTGAAACGGTATATATCTCATCAAAAACCGTTCTTAGTTTCAATGAACAGCGATCAAATATTAGTAGTTTTTCCTGTCAATCCCAAACAGAGTAGGTAGAAGCTTAagcttcataattttttatggcAATGGAATGAAACACCACCAACATGGAATCATTTGCATGGATCTTTCCCAATGGAATGAAAGACCACCGACATGTTTCTTTGGCTGTCCATTGGTTGTTGAATCATGTTAGTGGATAAAGTGATCTTTTTGGCCCAATGAGAGCCCCGAAGCCTTGAATCAATGATAACGTATTTTACAAGGTTCTGTCTTCCAGAGCTTAAACTGAAAATATTTGGACTAATGAACTTTCATCTTTCTTCCTCCATATCAGGTTGTGAACGACGACGATGATGACGACGATGATGATGACAGTGTTGGTGGAGATAATGCTAATGGGAATGATGATTTATCAAATATGATACTGGATGCACCAGACTCCCAGTCAAATTTGAATCCTGCAGGCATTCCTGTTGACCAATCTAGACCCAAGGTGGCAACTGAAGGAGAAGATGGATGGGTCCAAGTTTCAAGCAGAAGAAATAGGGGAAAAAGAAATTAGGTTGAAACAATGAATTAGCTGCAGCTCCCTTTGTGTATCTTATTTGCTTTTCCCCTCACAAATAGCACGAGCATGCATCATTATCGATTGTGAGATAATTATCCCCAAAATTttggtttgccatttttttattaagttgtGTTCACAGTGagtgttgttttgtgtgaaCTTTGGAGAACCCATAAAGCATATCAGAAAATTACCTAGCTCTTGATGgcagtaatatatattttgtccgAGTTAGTTTTCAGATCGCTAGATGGTTTAAAAGCTTTCGTCGAAAGGTTTCTAAACATACCCAACGCTCCCGGAACTTGCCCAGGAAATGAGCATTATTTCAGCCGCAGATGTGCCTGCATTTTATggtaacaaaataaataaaagttatcATATTTCTTGAGTTTATGATCATCTGCTTCTTGATTCCTCTCCGTTAGCAGCGGAGTTTTCATGCGCCCCGGCAAAGATGAAGCTTTCttgatttcttttgttattattataatacaATCGATAAGATCGGTTactaattgatatataaataatcacatTTCTTTCACTCAATCAACCACATCTACACCAACCGGCCTTTTTACCAAACCAGTAATTTCAACCATAATTGCCTGAACTCCAAAACTTCTCCTCGCTCTTTGCTAATTTACCACCATCGATCATGCCCTCCATTAATGTGATCATCACTGATCTCTTCCTAATCCTATTCTCTTCTATAATTCTACCTTCCACCTTCATTTTCTGTCAAACGCCGCCTAAATGCGCGGGCCGTCAAGGCCAGTGGGAACTTTTGCATGCATCCCTTGGCATATCTGCCATGCACATGCAACTCCTACACAACAACAAAGTCATCATGTTCGATCGGACCGATTTTGGCCCGTCTAACCTCTCGCTCCCCAACGGCCGTTGTCGGCGTGACACCTACGACACTGCACTCAAGGTTGACTGCACCGCTCACTCTATCCTTTACGATATTGATACCAATACTTTCCGAGCTCTCATGGTGCACACTGACACTTGGTGCTCTTCTGGGGCTGTTCTTCCCGACGGTACCCTCATCCAAACAGGCGGCTACAACGATGGCGACCATGTTATTCGCTCTTTCACCCCATGCACGGACGAAAACTGTGATTGGATCGAGTTTCCACACTACTTGACTGAAAGGAGATGGTATGCAACTAATCAAATATTGCCGGATGGTCGAATAATCATTGTTGGAGGGAGAAGACAATTCAACTATGAATTTTACCCTCGACTCCAAGAAGATTCTACTCCACCACCAGGAACTTTTCggtttaattttctatttgaaaCAACGGACCAGCATGAAAACAATCTGTACCCATTTTTGCACCTTTTGCCGAACGGAAACTTGTTCATTTTCGCTAATACACGATCGGTATTATTCGACTACAAACAAAACCGTGTGGTGAAAGAGTTCCCTCAGATCCCCGGCGGTGATCCTCGTAACTATCCGAGCTCGGGCTCGTCGGTCTTGCTTCCTTTGGACGAAAACGAAGGCAACGTAGTTGAAATCCTGCTTTGTGGGGGTGCACCGCGAGATGGGTTCTCGCATGTATCGCGTAGGAGTTTCGCGCGTGCTCTTTCCAGCTGCGGCCGACTTAATGTCAGCCAGGAAGACCCTAACTGGGTCATGGAGGACATGCCAATGGCACGAGTGATGAATGACATGCTGCTCCTTCCTACCGGAGACGTCCTTATAATCAACGGCGCAGAGCTTGGCACCGCCGGATGGGAAAATGGCGCAGACCCAGTGAAAGCGCCGATTGTTTACAGCCCTTCCGAAGCCTCCAACTGGCGGTTCTCAGTGATGAACTCTTCGCAGAGACCAAGACTGTACCATTCCTCGGCAGTTTTACTGCCCGACGGACGTGTTCTAGTCGGCGGTAGTAATCCACACGTATACTATAACTTCACCGGAGTCGAGTTCCCGACTGATCTAAGCCTGGAGGCATTTTCGCCACCATACTTGGCGGCGGAGTACACACCGGTGAGGCCGACAATCCTGACTTCCCCAAACGAGGTTTTAGGCTACGGGGACTATTTCTCGGTGAAGTTCACGGTGCCGCATTATTTGACGGATAAGGTTTTGTCTATAAGGATTATTGCTCCATCCTTCACAACACATTCGTTCTCAATGAATCAGAGAATGGTGGTACTGAAGTTAATGGAAGTTTGTCGCTTGACATCCGATACGTACGATGTGAACGTGATGGGGCCATCAACGGCAGAGATTGCGCCACCGGGTTACTACATGTTGTTTGTGGTGCATGCTGGGATACCAAGCTCTGGTACGTGGGTGAAGGTGCAGTGACAGCAAGGGGCTGGCGGAGGAAGgtgtttgatataaatgattTTGGTTGGACTTAATTAGTTTAGTTCAAAATGCTTAGACATGCAGCTAGGCGCTGCTAGAATGCTTTGGACTCCTCTGCCAAAAATATAAGCAACTCTGATCTCCTTAATctaaaaggaattaaaaaaaagattacaaatGAACAGTCAATTAAAACACTAGTGCTTAGACAATAATGTAATTACTATTTTGATAATTTCAGATTTGGTTGCAACATGAATGTCaaggatatttaaaaaaaagaagttatatATGTTGCCTTAAAAGGGTACTTTCAAGCTTTGTGTTGTACGTAGCCTTTCTTTCATAGATAAATGGTTGTTTCGTTCCGTTTATGCATTTACTACGTGGAAAAGTCTGAAGGCAAGCGGTTATGCGCAGAAGTACTGACATGGATTAGTTTTAATGAAACGAACCGTTTGGGAGTTATACACGTTTCACGGCTGACTTCATTTCTATGGGCAGGATTTGAAGTGAAATCAAAACAATTGGTAAAAAAGCACAGTTTTGAACAACCGAAGGGGACGAGCCCCTCTTCTTCTCTGGTTCGATGCTTCTCTCCTCTGGTTGGAGCCCGTAGCTCTCTTCTTCATTTGCTCTGAAGCACATGCAGTCTGCTTCTCTTCA
Protein-coding sequences here:
- the LOC109009349 gene encoding pre-rRNA-processing protein TSR2-like → MDGGPPRALTAEALPAFREGIYLVLSRWSALRLAVENEWGGRDSHRKADQLALDIISWFTQSREPLYIDDLENILDEAMLSLNTEAEDGSIEEIAYKLMTMHEECLEGNLQSIERLREASHQDVSDRHVMQVVNDDDDDDDDDDSVGGDNANGNDDLSNMILDAPDSQSNLNPAGIPVDQSRPKVATEGEDGWVQVSSRRNRGKRN
- the LOC109009342 gene encoding aldehyde oxidase GLOX — translated: MPSINVIITDLFLILFSSIILPSTFIFCQTPPKCAGRQGQWELLHASLGISAMHMQLLHNNKVIMFDRTDFGPSNLSLPNGRCRRDTYDTALKVDCTAHSILYDIDTNTFRALMVHTDTWCSSGAVLPDGTLIQTGGYNDGDHVIRSFTPCTDENCDWIEFPHYLTERRWYATNQILPDGRIIIVGGRRQFNYEFYPRLQEDSTPPPGTFRFNFLFETTDQHENNLYPFLHLLPNGNLFIFANTRSVLFDYKQNRVVKEFPQIPGGDPRNYPSSGSSVLLPLDENEGNVVEILLCGGAPRDGFSHVSRRSFARALSSCGRLNVSQEDPNWVMEDMPMARVMNDMLLLPTGDVLIINGAELGTAGWENGADPVKAPIVYSPSEASNWRFSVMNSSQRPRLYHSSAVLLPDGRVLVGGSNPHVYYNFTGVEFPTDLSLEAFSPPYLAAEYTPVRPTILTSPNEVLGYGDYFSVKFTVPHYLTDKVLSIRIIAPSFTTHSFSMNQRMVVLKLMEVCRLTSDTYDVNVMGPSTAEIAPPGYYMLFVVHAGIPSSGTWVKVQ